One window of Pseudacidobacterium ailaaui genomic DNA carries:
- a CDS encoding protease pro-enzyme activation domain-containing protein: protein MPTGRLMLLLKHSSAQEIALKQFLSEVQDPSSPNYHKWLTPAQYGQRFGVSDADLNTVTAWLQSQGFTIDKVPQARNVVIFSGNVAQLEQAFHTSIHKYVVNGETHFANATDPQIPAALAPVVAGVGPLNDFHPKPGAILKAKAHYDAESKRIVPDLTLTDSSGNDYLFMAPADAATVYDTPNSQLNGNYNSKLLGGKSYDGSGVTIGIAGDSNINAQDVANYRAAFLPSTYSTNVPNVIVDGNDPGVNGDAIEALLDLEVAGGIAPGATINFYTSGDTDLQSGLFLAIYRALDDNQISILNVSFGACEYNQGSSGNQQILNAWEQAAAQGITVTVSSGDNGSAGCDNENTETQAQYGLAVNGLASTPYNIAVGGTDYDVLSSSFSTYVSSTNSASNYYRTALNYIPENPWNDSTKTNTGGYTMNSPLTDSNGNTNIVGGGGGPSNCSSITTQNNTPQCSGGYPVPSFQTGLSSTLNFTFNARTLPDVSFLAADGLYGALWLVCADSSITNSGSGADCQLSNGQLTQSSTFYGVGGTSAAAPAFAGMLALVAQSQGGARLGQADYVLYNLASQAGLYSSIFHDVSAGNNSVYCKTGSPNCGSNNFLTGYNAAVGYDAASGLGSVDVSQLVANWTKASFASSSTTLQMGTSSGSLSTSPTINVTHGTNLYFGVSVNPGSASGDVSINTNANETNSNTYNSDAIGLLTLQNGSATGSTNTLPGGTYKVYAYYGGDKNTAASTSNQIQVTISPENSATLLCANVYDALTGNPISSPVPYGSYMLLNAQPYGTSGNAPSCSNIGNTNGYATGSIVFLNNNVQIATEKINSNGFASYNNVYSQSASLPPGNYSITTNYSGDASFKASNGGPVTFTVTKGNTSVAVTPTSATISASGTVTLTAEVNTDSIGEFPTGSVTFTAGSTTLGTANFSKTGFANNTVAAVASFTVNGSQLTSGTNTITATYSGDTNYAGSGGTASVTVTGGGSGSASFGLSGPSGGITIASPGQSGSGTITITPANGFTGNVALSCSLTSSPSGATDLPSCSINSPVVISSSAAGTATLTVTTTAATSSLSYPLDRFFRSAGATALAFVVLLVVPARRRSWKNLLGLVLFAVVLSSVLGCGGSSNGGGGGGGGNPGTTAGTYTFTVTGTSGSITASTTVNVTVQ, encoded by the coding sequence ATGCCCACCGGTCGCCTGATGCTGCTTCTGAAGCATAGCTCCGCACAAGAGATTGCGCTGAAGCAGTTTCTGAGCGAGGTGCAGGACCCGTCATCGCCCAACTACCACAAGTGGCTTACCCCAGCGCAATATGGGCAGCGTTTCGGAGTCAGCGATGCGGACCTGAATACGGTCACGGCATGGCTGCAGTCTCAGGGATTCACAATCGACAAAGTACCGCAGGCCCGCAACGTGGTCATTTTTTCAGGAAATGTGGCCCAGCTCGAACAGGCATTTCACACCTCGATCCATAAGTATGTTGTGAACGGCGAAACACATTTTGCCAATGCCACGGACCCGCAGATTCCTGCGGCGCTTGCGCCCGTTGTGGCAGGGGTGGGCCCACTGAATGATTTTCATCCCAAACCTGGCGCGATTCTCAAGGCAAAGGCCCACTATGATGCGGAAAGCAAGCGCATTGTGCCGGACCTCACCCTTACAGACAGCTCTGGGAATGACTACCTGTTTATGGCTCCGGCAGATGCTGCAACAGTTTATGACACGCCCAATTCACAGCTGAATGGAAACTACAACTCCAAGCTTTTAGGAGGGAAAAGTTACGATGGATCAGGTGTAACGATTGGGATCGCCGGGGATTCCAATATCAACGCCCAGGACGTTGCAAATTATCGGGCGGCCTTTCTTCCTTCAACCTACAGCACCAATGTGCCGAATGTGATCGTGGATGGAAATGATCCTGGCGTGAATGGGGACGCCATCGAGGCATTACTCGATCTGGAAGTTGCAGGGGGAATTGCTCCCGGAGCGACGATCAATTTCTACACTTCAGGCGATACCGACCTTCAGTCAGGGCTTTTTCTCGCAATTTATCGCGCCCTGGATGACAACCAGATCAGTATCCTCAATGTCAGTTTTGGAGCTTGTGAATACAACCAGGGATCGTCCGGGAACCAGCAGATTTTGAACGCTTGGGAGCAGGCGGCAGCCCAAGGGATTACGGTCACCGTCTCCAGCGGGGACAACGGATCGGCTGGCTGCGACAATGAGAACACTGAGACCCAAGCCCAGTATGGTCTGGCTGTCAACGGACTTGCCTCGACTCCTTATAACATTGCTGTTGGTGGTACCGACTATGACGTCCTGAGCAGCTCCTTTAGCACCTACGTCAGTTCTACAAACAGCGCTTCAAACTATTACCGCACGGCACTCAACTATATCCCGGAAAACCCCTGGAATGATTCCACCAAGACAAACACTGGTGGCTACACCATGAATTCGCCTTTAACTGACAGCAATGGAAATACAAACATTGTTGGCGGCGGAGGCGGCCCGAGCAATTGCAGCAGCATTACGACCCAGAACAATACACCTCAATGCTCTGGTGGCTATCCGGTACCATCTTTCCAGACGGGACTCTCCTCCACGCTGAATTTCACTTTCAACGCACGCACACTTCCTGATGTTTCATTTCTTGCTGCCGATGGCCTTTATGGAGCACTCTGGTTGGTTTGCGCCGACAGTTCCATCACAAATTCCGGCTCTGGTGCGGACTGCCAGTTGAGCAATGGGCAACTCACGCAAAGCAGCACATTCTACGGAGTCGGGGGCACTTCCGCTGCAGCGCCTGCATTTGCCGGTATGCTTGCACTGGTTGCACAGTCCCAGGGAGGAGCGCGGCTTGGACAAGCTGATTATGTCTTGTACAATCTTGCTTCTCAGGCTGGACTATACAGCAGTATCTTCCATGATGTAAGCGCTGGAAATAACTCGGTCTATTGCAAAACCGGCAGCCCAAATTGCGGCAGCAACAACTTTCTTACTGGCTACAATGCCGCAGTAGGTTACGATGCGGCCAGCGGCCTGGGTAGCGTGGATGTTTCTCAACTCGTGGCCAACTGGACCAAGGCATCCTTCGCTTCCAGCAGCACGACGCTGCAAATGGGCACCAGTTCTGGTTCGTTGAGTACATCGCCAACCATCAATGTCACCCACGGCACCAATCTATACTTTGGCGTTTCTGTAAATCCCGGAAGTGCCAGCGGAGACGTGAGCATCAACACCAATGCGAATGAAACAAACTCCAACACTTACAACAGTGATGCGATTGGCCTGCTGACCTTGCAGAATGGATCTGCTACGGGTTCTACAAATACTTTGCCCGGTGGTACCTATAAGGTATATGCGTACTACGGTGGAGATAAGAACACCGCGGCCAGTACTTCAAACCAGATACAAGTGACCATCAGTCCTGAAAACAGCGCGACTCTGCTCTGCGCCAATGTTTATGACGCTCTCACTGGAAACCCCATAAGCTCACCTGTTCCCTATGGCAGCTATATGTTGCTGAACGCGCAGCCTTACGGGACCAGCGGAAACGCCCCTTCTTGCAGTAACATCGGAAATACCAATGGATACGCTACCGGTAGCATTGTTTTTCTGAATAACAACGTGCAGATTGCAACCGAGAAGATCAATTCCAATGGATTTGCTTCTTATAACAATGTTTACTCGCAGAGCGCATCGCTACCTCCAGGCAATTACAGCATCACTACGAACTATTCCGGCGATGCCAGCTTTAAAGCAAGCAATGGCGGACCGGTCACATTTACTGTGACAAAAGGCAACACAAGCGTCGCAGTAACACCGACAAGCGCAACGATTTCTGCGTCCGGCACCGTAACGTTGACCGCAGAGGTCAACACCGACAGCATCGGCGAGTTTCCGACAGGTTCGGTAACATTTACTGCAGGCAGTACCACCCTGGGAACGGCCAATTTCTCAAAAACAGGATTTGCTAATAATACCGTTGCTGCCGTTGCCAGCTTCACGGTCAACGGGAGCCAGCTTACTTCTGGCACAAACACCATTACGGCCACTTACAGCGGAGACACGAACTACGCCGGCTCTGGCGGGACTGCAAGTGTTACCGTGACAGGTGGCGGCTCAGGCAGCGCCAGTTTTGGTCTGTCCGGGCCGTCCGGCGGAATTACGATCGCCAGCCCAGGGCAGTCTGGTAGCGGGACCATCACTATCACTCCTGCGAATGGCTTCACCGGAAACGTGGCGTTGTCCTGCTCACTAACATCCAGTCCCTCAGGTGCGACGGACCTGCCCTCATGCAGCATCAACTCTCCAGTCGTTATTAGCAGCAGCGCGGCAGGAACTGCTACCTTGACGGTGACAACGACCGCTGCAACAAGCTCCTTGAGCTATCCGCTCGACCGTTTCTTCCGGAGCGCCGGCGCAACAGCTTTGGCATTTGTTGTACTTCTGGTGGTCCCCGCAAGACGGCGTAGCTGGAAGAATCTACTCGGACTGGTCCTGTTTGCTGTCGTCCTCTCCTCTGTCCTGGGCTGTGGCGGAAGCAGTAATGGCGGCGGTGGCGGCGGAGGCGGCAATCCAGGAACGACCGCTGGAACCTATACATTCACCGTGACCGGTACTTCAGGCAGCATTACCGCGAGCACAACGGTGAATGTCACTGTGCAGTAG
- a CDS encoding glycosyl hydrolase family 18 protein has protein sequence MQKRGLFLYHAWYRYTMKKMLLSLAVLALSSVLQAQQPKALFYLTRSADGVRSFYAHQNKIDILVPAWYEVDADGLVSGGPDPAVLSAAKQHHIEVMPIVASSGFRQEPFHRLITTPAAWRRMVEQLIAACKQNGYSGFQFDFENIAWTDRDTLSQAVAEAAQALHNEGLRLSIATVPNAPGRPGQSAFSAWLYANWRGAYDLAALAKSVDLICLMTYDQHTRWTAPGPVGGWGWTVENLDDALKVVPKEKLSLGIPLYGYHWFAGPPQNDKPNPSAEYIGGQDALDLARAYGGKVEWDPVDRTAWTWFYRDDMREWIFFTDERTFRERYDLVKQRGLQGFCSWVLGQEDPSIWNALPSHP, from the coding sequence GTGCAAAAGCGCGGCCTTTTCCTCTACCATGCATGGTATCGTTACACCATGAAGAAGATGCTTCTGTCCCTGGCAGTCCTGGCTCTTTCCTCTGTACTTCAGGCCCAGCAGCCAAAGGCCCTCTTTTACCTCACGCGAAGTGCCGATGGTGTGCGTTCCTTTTATGCTCATCAAAATAAGATTGATATCCTGGTGCCGGCCTGGTATGAGGTCGATGCGGATGGTCTGGTCTCCGGAGGCCCTGATCCAGCCGTGCTTTCTGCGGCAAAGCAGCACCACATTGAAGTAATGCCTATTGTTGCCAGCTCTGGTTTCAGGCAGGAGCCGTTTCATCGGCTCATCACAACTCCGGCTGCCTGGCGGCGCATGGTTGAGCAATTGATAGCGGCCTGCAAGCAGAATGGTTATTCTGGCTTTCAGTTCGACTTTGAAAATATTGCCTGGACAGACCGGGACACACTGAGTCAGGCAGTGGCTGAGGCTGCTCAGGCACTGCACAACGAAGGGCTCAGGCTTTCCATTGCGACAGTACCGAATGCCCCCGGAAGACCGGGGCAAAGTGCGTTTTCCGCCTGGCTCTATGCCAACTGGCGGGGTGCTTATGACCTTGCGGCCTTGGCCAAATCTGTAGACCTGATCTGCCTGATGACCTATGACCAGCATACGCGCTGGACAGCGCCCGGGCCGGTAGGCGGATGGGGCTGGACCGTCGAAAATCTGGATGACGCACTGAAAGTTGTTCCCAAAGAAAAGCTCTCTCTTGGCATCCCCCTTTACGGTTATCACTGGTTCGCCGGACCGCCGCAAAATGATAAGCCAAATCCCAGCGCAGAATATATTGGCGGACAGGACGCACTCGACCTCGCGCGGGCCTATGGTGGTAAGGTGGAATGGGACCCCGTGGATCGCACTGCATGGACATGGTTTTATCGGGATGATATGCGTGAATGGATCTTTTTCACCGATGAGCGTACCTTCCGTGAACGCTATGACCTGGTAAAGCAGCGTGGGCTCCAGGGATTCTGCTCCTGGGTGCTTGGACAGGAAGATCCGTCCATCTGGAACGCTTTACCGAGTCATCCGTGA
- a CDS encoding aldo/keto reductase, producing MRIHTGMTIATHLETRQLGNSDLHLTRIGFGAWAIGGGNWEFAWGPQDDQESIQTIERAIESGLNWIDTAAVYGLGHSEEVVAQAVKRVSKKPYIFTKCSMRWDAERKIYRSLKASSLQEELDNSLRRLQVEAIDLYQIHWPNPEGEIEEGWETLARFKKQGKVRYIGVSNFNVEQIKRVQKIAPVTSLQPPYSLLNRTVETEILPFCQKNNIGVINYSPMVSGLLTGKMTRERIASLPADDWRKRSPNFNEPRLTRNLQLVELLREIGNRHGVEPGVVAIAWTLRHPAITAAIVGARRPDQIAGVLPAASFNLSQEEAEQIEAFLKSDIQA from the coding sequence ATGCGCATCCATACAGGCATGACCATCGCTACACATCTAGAGACGCGGCAGCTTGGCAATTCTGACCTCCATCTTACCCGCATTGGCTTTGGAGCATGGGCCATCGGAGGAGGGAACTGGGAGTTCGCCTGGGGACCCCAGGATGATCAGGAATCCATTCAAACCATCGAACGTGCCATCGAAAGCGGCCTTAACTGGATTGATACGGCCGCCGTCTACGGCCTGGGTCACTCTGAAGAGGTCGTGGCACAGGCGGTAAAACGGGTCAGTAAAAAGCCCTACATTTTCACCAAATGTTCCATGCGCTGGGACGCAGAGAGAAAAATCTATCGCAGCCTGAAGGCCTCCTCCTTGCAGGAAGAGCTGGACAACTCTCTGCGCCGTCTTCAGGTCGAGGCGATTGACCTGTATCAAATTCACTGGCCCAACCCTGAAGGAGAAATTGAAGAGGGCTGGGAGACACTGGCGCGCTTTAAAAAGCAGGGCAAAGTTCGCTATATCGGTGTGTCGAATTTCAATGTCGAGCAGATCAAGCGCGTGCAGAAAATTGCTCCTGTCACCTCGCTCCAGCCACCGTATTCCTTATTGAACCGCACCGTGGAGACGGAGATCCTGCCGTTCTGTCAAAAGAACAACATCGGCGTCATCAATTATTCGCCGATGGTCTCAGGCCTTTTGACCGGAAAGATGACTCGGGAACGCATTGCCAGCCTGCCGGCCGATGACTGGAGAAAGCGCAGTCCGAACTTTAACGAACCCAGACTCACGCGCAATCTTCAGCTCGTGGAGCTTTTACGCGAAATTGGAAACAGACATGGTGTAGAGCCTGGAGTTGTTGCAATTGCCTGGACCCTCCGTCATCCTGCGATCACGGCTGCCATTGTCGGAGCGCGGCGCCCTGACCAGATCGCAGGGGTCCTGCCGGCCGCCAGCTTCAATCTGAGTCAAGAAGAAGCCGAGCAAATTGAGGCCTTCCTCAAGTCTGACATTCAGGCATAG
- a CDS encoding DUF2007 domain-containing protein codes for MDSIITVATFTEPLEAEMAKLRLESAGIETFLSGENARILEPGLGPLQLQVKSEDEADARAILADPGASSGTANVSEPDIT; via the coding sequence ATGGATTCAATCATCACGGTCGCAACATTTACTGAGCCGCTGGAGGCAGAGATGGCCAAACTCAGGCTCGAATCTGCTGGCATCGAAACATTCCTCTCCGGAGAAAATGCCCGAATCCTGGAACCGGGACTAGGCCCGCTGCAACTTCAGGTCAAGTCTGAAGATGAGGCCGATGCCCGCGCCATTCTGGCCGATCCCGGGGCATCTTCCGGTACAGCCAACGTTTCAGAACCCGACATTACTTAA
- the mdh gene encoding malate dehydrogenase: MRKKVTIVGAGNVGATAAHWIASKELADVVLIDVVEGIPQGKGLDLLEAMPIEKRDCHIIGTNDYADTANSDIVVITAGIPRKPGMSRDDLLQTNYKIMSDVVGKVTAVSPNCILIVVSNPLDAMAQAAFKQSKFNRERVIGMAGVLDSARFRTFIAEELKVSVENVTAFVLGGHGDTMVPLPRYSTVAGIPITELIEKSRLEALVQRTRDGGAEIVKYLKTGSAYYAPSAATVEMVEAILKDKKKILPCAAYLQGEYGINGLYVGVPCKLGARGLEQILEIKLTEEESAALKKSAEAVRELCAVIGV, encoded by the coding sequence ATGCGTAAAAAGGTAACGATCGTAGGCGCCGGAAATGTAGGCGCGACAGCGGCCCATTGGATCGCCTCTAAAGAGCTGGCCGACGTAGTCCTGATTGATGTTGTGGAAGGAATTCCGCAGGGTAAGGGCCTCGATTTGCTCGAAGCCATGCCGATTGAGAAGCGGGACTGTCACATCATCGGCACCAATGATTACGCCGACACGGCAAATTCTGACATTGTCGTCATTACAGCCGGTATTCCGCGCAAGCCGGGAATGAGCCGGGATGACTTGCTGCAAACCAATTACAAGATTATGTCCGACGTTGTCGGCAAAGTTACCGCAGTTTCTCCAAACTGCATTCTGATTGTTGTCTCCAACCCTCTGGATGCCATGGCCCAGGCTGCTTTCAAACAGTCAAAATTCAACCGCGAGCGCGTCATCGGCATGGCTGGAGTGCTGGATTCTGCCCGGTTCCGTACCTTTATTGCGGAAGAGCTGAAGGTCTCGGTTGAGAATGTAACGGCCTTTGTACTGGGTGGTCATGGAGATACGATGGTCCCTCTTCCCAGATATTCAACCGTTGCTGGAATTCCGATTACAGAACTAATTGAAAAATCGAGGCTTGAAGCTCTCGTGCAGCGTACACGCGACGGCGGCGCCGAAATTGTGAAGTATCTGAAAACAGGAAGCGCATACTATGCGCCGTCGGCAGCCACAGTTGAGATGGTCGAAGCCATCTTGAAGGACAAAAAGAAGATCCTTCCATGCGCTGCCTATCTTCAGGGCGAATATGGCATCAACGGCCTGTATGTAGGGGTCCCTTGCAAACTAGGTGCACGCGGCCTAGAGCAGATTCTTGAAATCAAGCTGACTGAGGAAGAGTCTGCGGCATTAAAGAAAAGCGCAGAAGCCGTCCGCGAGTTGTGTGCGGTGATTGGCGTTTAA
- a CDS encoding NADP-dependent isocitrate dehydrogenase, with product MQTTYNGKSLPQDGKPIEYVNGKYQVPDHPIIPFIEGDGTGRDIWRASQRVFDAAVEKAYGGKRSVKWFEIYAGEKAFREFNTWLPDDTVNAARDLRVSIKGPLTTPVGGGIRSLNVALRQILDLYACVRPVKYYQGVPSPVKHPEKLDVVIFRENTEDVYAGVEFKEGSAEAKKLIDFLNHEMLKGGKKKVREDSGVGIKPISITGTKRLVRFAIRYAIENQRKSVTLVHKGNIQKFTEGAFREWGYEVAIQEFRDAVVTERESWILGNLEANPNLTVEQNAALIEPGLEFGSEEFRKNLYAEVKSVLDSIGKSHGNGEWKKKILINDRIADSIFQQVIIRPDEYSVLACPNLNGDYISDACAAQVGGLGIAPGANIGDGYAVFEATHGTAPKYADKDVINPGSVMLSGVMLFEFLGWHEAAKLIESSMEKTIQQKYVTYDFERQMEGATKVKTSEFATRMIENM from the coding sequence ATGCAGACGACATATAACGGCAAGTCTTTGCCGCAGGACGGAAAACCGATTGAATACGTAAATGGAAAGTATCAGGTCCCCGACCACCCGATCATTCCTTTTATTGAAGGTGATGGGACCGGGCGCGACATCTGGCGCGCTTCGCAGCGTGTTTTTGATGCGGCGGTCGAGAAAGCCTATGGCGGCAAGCGATCAGTAAAGTGGTTTGAGATTTATGCAGGAGAGAAGGCCTTTCGCGAATTTAATACCTGGCTGCCGGATGATACGGTGAATGCCGCGCGCGACCTGCGCGTCTCCATTAAGGGCCCTCTGACGACTCCGGTGGGCGGAGGCATCCGCTCGTTGAACGTTGCACTGCGGCAGATTCTCGACTTGTATGCCTGCGTGCGCCCGGTGAAGTATTACCAAGGTGTGCCCAGCCCGGTGAAGCATCCAGAAAAGCTGGACGTCGTCATCTTCCGCGAGAACACGGAGGATGTCTATGCTGGGGTTGAGTTTAAAGAAGGAAGTGCAGAGGCCAAAAAGCTGATTGACTTCCTGAATCATGAAATGCTCAAGGGCGGCAAAAAGAAGGTCCGCGAAGATTCCGGCGTAGGCATTAAACCGATTTCGATTACCGGGACCAAGCGCCTGGTGCGGTTTGCCATCCGATATGCAATCGAGAACCAGCGCAAGTCAGTCACACTGGTGCACAAGGGCAATATTCAAAAGTTTACCGAAGGCGCCTTCCGTGAGTGGGGATACGAAGTCGCGATCCAGGAGTTCCGCGACGCGGTGGTGACGGAGCGTGAGAGCTGGATTCTGGGGAACCTGGAAGCGAACCCGAACCTCACGGTAGAGCAGAACGCAGCCCTGATTGAACCTGGACTTGAGTTTGGCTCCGAAGAGTTCCGCAAAAACCTTTACGCGGAGGTAAAAAGCGTACTCGACTCCATTGGCAAGTCGCATGGCAATGGAGAGTGGAAAAAGAAGATTCTGATCAACGACCGCATTGCTGACTCGATCTTTCAGCAGGTCATCATTCGCCCCGATGAATATAGCGTGCTGGCCTGCCCGAATCTGAATGGTGATTACATCTCAGACGCTTGCGCGGCGCAGGTCGGGGGCCTGGGTATCGCCCCGGGGGCCAATATTGGGGACGGCTACGCCGTCTTTGAAGCCACGCACGGAACGGCCCCGAAATATGCCGATAAGGACGTGATCAACCCCGGTTCGGTCATGCTTTCTGGCGTAATGCTCTTTGAATTCCTGGGCTGGCATGAGGCGGCAAAACTGATTGAATCTTCGATGGAAAAAACCATCCAGCAGAAATATGTTACTTACGACTTTGAACGCCAGATGGAAGGTGCAACCAAGGTCAAAACCAGCGAGTTTGCAACACGCATGATTGAGAACATGTAA
- a CDS encoding DinB family protein, whose amino-acid sequence MRTGLFLHFQMLAQYNRVANERMYERCSYLEAAEYLKKREGSFGSIHGLLNHLLLADRIWMARFEGEGKQTPPLDTILFDDFENLWSARREEDIRIEEYFKQLSPDFMDRSFHYTNSQGRHMIETAQVAVAHFFNHQTHHRGQLHVMLSQTPVPPPSVDLHRIMNP is encoded by the coding sequence ATGCGAACGGGCCTTTTCCTGCACTTCCAGATGCTTGCGCAGTATAACCGGGTCGCCAACGAACGTATGTATGAGCGGTGTTCGTATCTGGAAGCTGCTGAATATCTGAAGAAGAGGGAAGGCTCTTTTGGCAGTATTCATGGCCTGCTGAATCATCTGTTGCTTGCAGACAGGATATGGATGGCGCGCTTTGAAGGCGAAGGGAAACAAACTCCACCTCTCGATACGATTTTGTTCGATGATTTTGAGAATTTGTGGTCTGCCCGGAGAGAAGAGGACATCAGAATCGAAGAATACTTCAAGCAGTTGTCTCCCGACTTTATGGACCGATCATTTCATTACACAAACTCTCAGGGGCGGCACATGATCGAAACCGCGCAAGTTGCCGTGGCCCATTTTTTCAATCACCAGACCCATCACCGCGGACAGCTGCATGTGATGTTGAGCCAGACGCCGGTCCCGCCCCCGTCTGTTGATCTGCACCGGATTATGAATCCCTGA
- a CDS encoding Gfo/Idh/MocA family protein, producing the protein MQIFSRLSALFACAALSTIGFAQSPAPIRVAIVGLEHGHVAGFLHQFPLQHDADLVAIVDPDKALVARYQQQFHLDSKLFYNTLDEAVAATHPQAVLGYTSVGEHRHVIEEAAQHGLTVMVEKPLTLSLADALAIQRTAEKYHIQVLVNYETTWYASNRAVFDEISSGKLGDLRKAVIHDGHEGPKEIGIQPEFLKWLTDPAQNGAGALYDFGCYGADLMTWWMHGETPLSVTAVAQTDKPETYPRVDDDATIILQYPHAQAVLMPSWNWPFSRKDSEVYGTRGYAITVGPDQLRVRYTGEEQEQNISAAPLTPPQDTSLHYLAAVVRGELRPQGDLTSLNTNVIVMQILDAARESARTGRTVRITPLK; encoded by the coding sequence ATGCAGATTTTTTCCCGTCTTTCAGCTCTGTTTGCCTGCGCGGCACTTTCGACCATCGGTTTCGCGCAATCGCCCGCACCCATTCGCGTTGCCATTGTCGGACTGGAACACGGCCACGTTGCCGGATTCCTGCATCAGTTCCCTCTTCAGCATGATGCCGATCTGGTCGCCATTGTGGACCCGGACAAAGCGCTCGTCGCCCGCTATCAGCAGCAGTTTCATCTGGACTCGAAGCTGTTCTACAACACGCTTGACGAAGCCGTAGCTGCCACCCACCCGCAAGCTGTGCTTGGATACACCTCAGTAGGCGAACACCGGCACGTGATTGAAGAGGCAGCGCAACATGGTTTGACCGTGATGGTCGAAAAGCCCCTTACCCTCTCGCTTGCCGATGCGCTCGCCATCCAACGCACGGCAGAAAAGTACCACATTCAGGTGCTCGTGAATTATGAAACCACGTGGTATGCAAGCAACCGCGCGGTCTTTGATGAGATCAGCAGCGGCAAGCTGGGAGACCTGCGCAAGGCCGTGATCCATGACGGTCATGAAGGCCCAAAAGAGATCGGGATCCAGCCGGAGTTTTTGAAGTGGCTGACTGATCCGGCGCAAAATGGGGCGGGCGCGCTCTATGACTTTGGCTGTTACGGCGCTGACCTGATGACCTGGTGGATGCATGGAGAAACGCCGCTTAGCGTCACCGCCGTTGCACAGACTGACAAACCTGAAACCTATCCGCGAGTGGATGACGACGCAACCATCATCCTGCAATATCCTCATGCCCAGGCTGTGCTGATGCCATCATGGAACTGGCCATTTTCGCGCAAAGATTCCGAGGTTTATGGCACCAGAGGATACGCAATCACAGTAGGACCAGACCAACTGCGGGTGCGCTATACCGGCGAGGAACAGGAGCAAAACATTTCTGCCGCTCCACTCACTCCTCCACAAGACACTTCCCTGCACTACCTGGCCGCCGTTGTCCGTGGAGAATTACGGCCTCAAGGCGATTTGACGTCGCTCAACACCAATGTCATCGTCATGCAGATTCTGGATGCTGCAAGAGAATCTGCTCGTACAGGCCGCACCGTCAGGATTACGCCCTTAAAGTAA
- a CDS encoding YtxH domain-containing protein, producing the protein MNGWKFWAAFAIGVTAGATVALLYAPQAGEKTRRQVRRKLEDAADYVRDTADTISERASSVYKAGREAVEDALDSANSVYSSAAKRVQSIL; encoded by the coding sequence ATGAATGGATGGAAATTCTGGGCAGCGTTTGCCATCGGAGTTACCGCTGGAGCAACGGTTGCTCTGCTTTATGCTCCGCAAGCCGGAGAAAAGACCCGTCGTCAGGTCCGGCGCAAATTGGAAGATGCAGCTGATTATGTTCGCGACACGGCAGACACCATCAGCGAGCGCGCCAGCTCTGTTTACAAAGCGGGCAGGGAAGCTGTGGAAGATGCCCTGGATTCTGCCAACAGCGTTTACAGCTCTGCGGCAAAACGCGTCCAGAGCATCCTTTAA